The following are encoded in a window of Kitasatospora sp. NBC_01250 genomic DNA:
- a CDS encoding RNA polymerase sigma factor, whose protein sequence is MSASTSRSLPPEIAESAALLALIERGKAQGQIAGDDVRQAFEADQIPVTKWKNVMRSLNQVLIEEGVDLMVSAAEPSAAKRKSVAAKSTTKRTATKAVTTRTPVAQTKPPVRIAPAATVAPAAVASVVSVTVDTALDAQSDLGSTPMVAKKVAAAAPAKKAVAKKAAAPAKKAVAKKTAAKGEKGDEELLGDDELLEDVATPAGKTDGDAEPEEESEGFVLSDDDEDDAPAQQVAVAGATADPVKDYLKQIGKVPLLNAEQEVELAKRIEAGLFAEDKLSQADKLAPKLKRELEIIAEDGRRAKNHLLEANLRLVVSLAKRYTGRGMLFLDLIQEGNLGLIRAVEKFDYTKGYKFSTYATWWIRQAITRAMADQARTIRIPVHMVEVINKLARVQRQMLQDLGREPTPEELAKELDMTPEKVIEVQKYGREPISLHTPLGEDGDSEFGDLIEDSEAVVPADAVSFTLLQEQLHSVLDTLSEREAGVVSMRFGLTDGQPKTLDEIGKVYGVTRERIRQIESKTMSKLRHPSRSQVLRDYLD, encoded by the coding sequence GTGTCGGCCAGCACATCCCGTTCGCTCCCCCCCGAGATCGCAGAGTCCGCGGCCCTGCTGGCGCTCATCGAGCGGGGCAAGGCCCAGGGGCAGATCGCCGGTGACGACGTGCGCCAGGCCTTCGAGGCGGACCAGATCCCGGTCACCAAGTGGAAGAACGTCATGCGCAGCCTCAACCAGGTGTTGATTGAGGAAGGGGTGGACCTGATGGTGAGCGCGGCCGAGCCGTCCGCCGCCAAGCGCAAGAGCGTTGCGGCCAAGAGCACCACCAAGCGCACCGCCACCAAGGCGGTCACCACGCGTACCCCGGTTGCCCAGACCAAGCCCCCGGTGCGGATCGCGCCCGCCGCGACGGTGGCTCCGGCGGCCGTCGCCTCTGTGGTCTCGGTCACCGTGGACACCGCACTGGACGCGCAGTCGGACCTCGGCTCGACCCCCATGGTCGCGAAGAAGGTCGCCGCTGCCGCCCCCGCGAAGAAGGCCGTGGCGAAGAAGGCCGCCGCTCCCGCCAAGAAGGCGGTCGCCAAGAAGACCGCCGCCAAGGGGGAGAAGGGCGACGAGGAGCTGCTCGGCGATGACGAGCTGCTCGAGGACGTGGCGACCCCGGCCGGGAAGACCGACGGCGACGCGGAGCCCGAGGAGGAGTCGGAGGGCTTCGTCCTCTCCGACGACGACGAGGACGACGCGCCTGCCCAGCAGGTCGCCGTCGCCGGTGCCACCGCCGACCCGGTCAAGGACTACCTGAAGCAGATCGGCAAGGTCCCGCTGCTCAACGCCGAGCAGGAGGTCGAGCTCGCCAAGCGCATCGAGGCCGGCCTGTTCGCCGAGGACAAGCTCAGCCAGGCCGACAAGCTCGCCCCCAAGCTCAAGCGCGAGCTGGAGATCATCGCCGAGGACGGCCGCCGGGCCAAGAACCACCTGCTGGAGGCCAACCTCCGCCTGGTGGTCTCACTGGCGAAGCGTTACACCGGTCGCGGCATGCTCTTCCTGGACCTGATCCAGGAGGGCAACCTCGGTCTGATCCGTGCGGTCGAGAAGTTCGACTACACCAAGGGCTACAAGTTCTCGACCTACGCGACCTGGTGGATCCGTCAGGCGATCACCCGCGCCATGGCCGACCAGGCCCGCACCATCCGTATCCCGGTGCACATGGTCGAGGTCATCAACAAGCTGGCCCGCGTGCAGCGCCAGATGCTCCAGGACCTGGGTCGCGAGCCCACCCCGGAGGAGCTGGCCAAGGAACTCGACATGACCCCCGAGAAGGTCATCGAGGTCCAGAAGTACGGCCGCGAGCCGATCTCGCTGCACACCCCGCTCGGCGAGGACGGCGACAGCGAGTTCGGTGACCTGATCGAGGACTCCGAGGCGGTCGTCCCGGCCGACGCGGTCTCCTTCACCCTGCTCCAGGAGCAGCTGCACTCGGTGCTCGACACCCTGAGCGAGCGCGAGGCCGGCGTGGTCTCGATGCGCTTCGGCCTGACCGACGGCCAGCCGAAGACGCTGGACGAGATCGGCAAGGTCTACGGGGTCACCCGTGAGCGCATCCGCCAGATCGAGTCGAAGACCATGTCCAAGCTGCGTCACCCCTCGCGCTCGCAGGTGCTGCGCGACTACCTGGACTGA